In the Pirellulales bacterium genome, CTGACTTCCAGCCCGCTGCCGGCCAAATCACTGACCAATTGCGTGATGCGCTTGGTATAAGCGGTTGAGGCACTGGCGCGGTCCATCGCCTTCTTGAATCGCGCCGTGGCGATTAATTCCATGGTCCGCGTAATCTTGCGAATATTGCGAACCGAGCGGCGGCGTTTATCGAGAGCGCGGGCTTTGGCCATGTGGTGGGTTCAGGGTTCAACAAGCAGGGTTCAGGCTATTTTTTATGACACGTATCCTCTGACCGTGCCGCTGGACCGAACAAAGGCTTCCGGTCGGGCGGGTGCGCAGTTGGGAGAGCTGCGCACAACTTGTCGGTGATCCGTCCTTTCGTGGTGGCATACTGTCAAACTCTCATCGTTCATTGGTCAGCCTTCAGCGTTTTGTCGTTCATCACAACTCTAAACCCTCGCCAGTGCTGGTTCCTTCTTCTTACCTGCCCATTGAGCTTTGAACTCGCCAATCGCAGCGAGCAGGGCTTTTTCTGTATCGCTATCCAGATCCTTCGTATCGACGATCTTTTGACGAATTTCGGGCTTTTGGTCAGCCATGAATGTGAGGAATGCATTTTCCCAGTCGCGTACTTCGCTTCGCGGCACTTGATCTAGGTGGCCGCGAGTGCCGGCATAAATGATCATCACTTCATCGACGACGTCCATCGGGACGTACTGGCCTTGCTTAAGCAGTTCGACCATCCGGTAGCCGCGATCGAGACGGGCCTGTGTCGCCGCGTCGAGATCGGTTCCCAATTGGGCAAATGCTTCCAACTCGCGGAAGGCCGCCAGGTCGAGGCGTAAGCCGCCGGCGACCTTCTTCATCGCCTTGATTTGAGCGGCGCCGCCGACGCGACTTACCGAAATGCCGACATTCATTGCAGGACGAATGCCGGCAAAGAACAAGTTCGGCTGCAAGTAGATCTGGCCATCGGTAATCGAAATCACGTTGGTCGGAATATAGGCCGATACCTCGCCTTCCAGCGTTTCGATAATTGGCAACGAGGTGAGCGAGCCGCCTCCAAGCGCATCGCTGAGCTTGGCGGAACGTTCGAGCAAGCGACTGTGGGCGTAAAAAATGTCGCCAGGGTATGCCTCGCGCCCCGGCGGACGCCTAAGCAGCAGCGACAACTGGCGATAGGCTTGGGCCTGCTTTGACAAGTCGTCGTATACGATGAGCGCATGCTGGCCGTTGTACATGAAATATTCGGCCATTGCAGTGCCGGCGTAGGGCGCGACATATTGCAAGGGAGCCGGCGAACTCGCTCCCGACAGGATCACCGTCGTGTAGTCCATTGCGCCGTGCTTGCGAAGAGCCTCGATTGTATTGGCGACCGACGAGTCTTTCTGGCCCACGGCCACATAGAAGCACTTTACGCCGCTGTTTTTCTGATTAATGATCGCATCAATACCGACCGCCGTCTTGCCCGTTTTTCGGTCGCCGATGATCAGTTCGCGTTGCCCGCGTCCAATCGGCGTCATGGCATCGATGGCCTTAATACCCGTTTGTAGCGGCTCGCGCACCGGCTGACGCTCGGCGACACCGGGTGCCAAAAATTCGACGGGGCGACGCTCGCTGGTGACAACCGGTCCCTTTCCATCGAGCGGATTACCCAGCGGATCGAGCACGCGGCCGACGACGGCATCGCCAACCGGGACGCTGAGCAACCGTCCCGTGCTGCGCACTTCGTTGCCTTCTTCAATCTCCAGGTAATCGCCCAGAATGATGACACCGACCGAGTTCTCTTCGAGGTTGAACGCCAGCCCGTTCGTGCCATTGGGAAACTCGACCATCTCACCGGCCATGACGCCCGACAAGCCGTAGACGCGCGCGATGCCGTCACCGACCTCCAGCACGCGCCCGACTTCGCGGACGTCGATCTGCGATTGGTATTGCTCAATTTCCTTCTGGAGAACTGAAGCGATCTCGTCGGCTTTGAATTTCATGAACGCTCCTACTCAACATTTTTTCGCGCAGCCGCTTGAGCTGCGTCGAAATGGACCCGTCAAACACCCGATCGCCGACCCGTAGCACAATGCCGCCGATCAGCTCGGGATGAACTTGTTTCTGCAAAATTGGCTGAGAATTCAGCCGATTGGCGACGGCAGCGGCGATGCGCTGCTCGCCGGCGGCATCGAGCGGCTCGGCGGTGCTGACTATCACCAACACTCGATTGCGCACTTCGTTATATTGAAAATGGAATGCCAAATGAATCAGCCGCAGCATATCGAGCCGGCCATGCCTCGCGACGACCTTCAAAAAATTGACAAACATCGGAGAGGCGCGATTGGCAAATGCCTTTTCAAGCATCGTCTCCTTGATGTGCTCATCGACAAAGCCGGATGACAGCACTCCTTCGAGCTTCGGCAACCGATTCAATACGTCATCGACAAGTGAATCGAACTCTTGCAGCACGGCATCTGTTTGCTTTGGCTCAGCTTCTTCCGCCGCCGCAACCAACGCCTGCGCATACACCGACGCCGCTCGCCACGCGCCCATATCATACGTGGGCAGGCGCGAAAACAGTCTCGGCGTTGTCAGGCTTGGGTGTTCCATCTATTTTTCAGTGGCCTGTCGTCAGTTGCAGTCGCAAAATCAACGGACTACCGACAATTGACCAAAGTATCAATTCTCACTTGGCGTCGCTGCAGCAAATTTCGTCAGCGATTCTTGAACGAGTCGCGAACGTTCGTCGGGAGACAGTTTTGTCGCAATGACTTTGCCGGCGAGTTCGATTGCCAGATCGGTGCTACGTTCCGACAACTCCTTGACGGCCGCATCGGTCGCCGTCCGAATGTCGCGCATTGCGCGGTCCTGTTCGGCTCGGGCCGCAGCTTTTGCCTCAGCCACGATCTGTTGTTTTGTATGCTCGGCATCTCGTCGAGCTTCGTCGAGCATCTCACGGACCTGATCGGCTGCTCCGGCGAGCTTCTTTTCATACTGGCCGAGCATCTCCTTGGCTTCATCTTGTGCTCGCTGTGCCGCGGCAATGTTCTCGGCAATATTACGCTCCCGTTGATCAAGCGATTGCGAAATCGGGCCCCAGGCGAATTTCTTGAGCACAAAGAACAAGATTAGGAAAACCAAGAACGTGAAAATCGCCAAATCCGTTTTCCATACAAGCGGATTCGGCGTTTCCTCCTGGTGCGAGCCCGTTTCCGCTGGAGCATCCGCGACGCCGTGCTCGGCAGCGATCGCCATGCGTCCCGCGCCAAACGCGACGGTCAGCGCAGCTAGCACCCATATCGCAAGCGCCATGCAGAAGCGTCCCAGCGTCCATCGCCCAACAAGACGAACCATCACAAATTTCCTTTCACAGCCGGAACCGGCAGACGCACCCGCCGGCCCGGCACCCGCGACTACGCTACTTGATGAAAATCCGCAACAAGCAAACCAGCAGCGCGAAGAATGTAGCACCTTCGATCAACGCCGCCGACACGATCATCGCACCTTGAATCTTGTCAGCCACTTCCGGCTGACGAGCCATGCTTTCTACGGCTGACTGGCCAATCCGCCCAATGCCAAAACCTGCGCCCAACAATACGATGCCAGCGCCAATCGCACTTCCCAGGTCCATGCTAAATGGAGCCGAGGCCGGAGCAGCAGTCGGCGCAGCATCCTGTGCGAACGCCGGCGCAGCGACACATAGCACAACCACACACAAAACCAAAATCCGCAGCAACTTGTTCACTCGTGCATCTCCTTTTTTAATCTTGGGCGCTGCCCTGGCGGGCGATCTAGCGATCTCACCATCAATGCGGGTGGACTGCCATGCCGATAAACAGCGCCGACAAAAACGTAAAAACATAGGCTTGAATAA is a window encoding:
- the atpE gene encoding ATP synthase F0 subunit C — its product is MDLGSAIGAGIVLLGAGFGIGRIGQSAVESMARQPEVADKIQGAMIVSAALIEGATFFALLVCLLRIFIK
- a CDS encoding F0F1 ATP synthase subunit alpha, producing the protein MKFKADEIASVLQKEIEQYQSQIDVREVGRVLEVGDGIARVYGLSGVMAGEMVEFPNGTNGLAFNLEENSVGVIILGDYLEIEEGNEVRSTGRLLSVPVGDAVVGRVLDPLGNPLDGKGPVVTSERRPVEFLAPGVAERQPVREPLQTGIKAIDAMTPIGRGQRELIIGDRKTGKTAVGIDAIINQKNSGVKCFYVAVGQKDSSVANTIEALRKHGAMDYTTVILSGASSPAPLQYVAPYAGTAMAEYFMYNGQHALIVYDDLSKQAQAYRQLSLLLRRPPGREAYPGDIFYAHSRLLERSAKLSDALGGGSLTSLPIIETLEGEVSAYIPTNVISITDGQIYLQPNLFFAGIRPAMNVGISVSRVGGAAQIKAMKKVAGGLRLDLAAFRELEAFAQLGTDLDAATQARLDRGYRMVELLKQGQYVPMDVVDEVMIIYAGTRGHLDQVPRSEVRDWENAFLTFMADQKPEIRQKIVDTKDLDSDTEKALLAAIGEFKAQWAGKKKEPALARV
- the atpH gene encoding ATP synthase F1 subunit delta, producing the protein MEHPSLTTPRLFSRLPTYDMGAWRAASVYAQALVAAAEEAEPKQTDAVLQEFDSLVDDVLNRLPKLEGVLSSGFVDEHIKETMLEKAFANRASPMFVNFLKVVARHGRLDMLRLIHLAFHFQYNEVRNRVLVIVSTAEPLDAAGEQRIAAAVANRLNSQPILQKQVHPELIGGIVLRVGDRVFDGSISTQLKRLREKMLSRSVHEIQSRRDRFSSPEGN
- the atpF gene encoding F0F1 ATP synthase subunit B; translated protein: MVRLVGRWTLGRFCMALAIWVLAALTVAFGAGRMAIAAEHGVADAPAETGSHQEETPNPLVWKTDLAIFTFLVFLILFFVLKKFAWGPISQSLDQRERNIAENIAAAQRAQDEAKEMLGQYEKKLAGAADQVREMLDEARRDAEHTKQQIVAEAKAAARAEQDRAMRDIRTATDAAVKELSERSTDLAIELAGKVIATKLSPDERSRLVQESLTKFAAATPSEN